A single window of Bordetella genomosp. 11 DNA harbors:
- the murG gene encoding undecaprenyldiphospho-muramoylpentapeptide beta-N-acetylglucosaminyltransferase: MSTQRQTGYPSRTALIMAGGTGGHIMPGLAVAAVLRERGWRILWLGNPDKMEGRLVPAQGIEMAELRFQGLRGRGIPALLQLPFRLFAATRQAWRHMSGAHPDVVLGMGGYVAFPGGLAAALRRVPLVVHEQNAVAGTANRTLARLARRVLTGFPGALPRGEMVGNPVRREVCALPAPEQRYAGRSGALNVLVVGGSLGAQALNTVVPQALALLPENARPRVTHQAGEQHIDALRAGYAAAGVRADCRAFIDDMAGALAAADVVICRAGAMTVAEIAAAGVAALFVPFPHAIDDHQTANARYLSEAGAAWLRQQTELKPQWLADWLTQRSRDELQAVAARARTRAMPDAARHIADACEAVAVRRVGGEMKQAS; the protein is encoded by the coding sequence ATGAGCACCCAGCGGCAGACGGGCTATCCATCCAGGACCGCGCTGATCATGGCGGGCGGCACGGGCGGGCACATCATGCCCGGCCTGGCGGTGGCGGCCGTGCTGCGCGAACGCGGCTGGCGCATCCTATGGCTGGGCAATCCGGACAAGATGGAAGGCCGACTCGTGCCGGCGCAGGGTATCGAAATGGCCGAACTGCGCTTCCAGGGCTTGCGCGGACGTGGCATCCCGGCGTTGCTGCAATTGCCTTTCCGCCTGTTCGCGGCCACGCGCCAGGCGTGGCGGCATATGTCCGGCGCGCATCCCGACGTGGTGTTGGGCATGGGCGGCTACGTGGCCTTTCCGGGCGGCCTGGCGGCGGCGCTGCGGCGTGTGCCTCTGGTCGTGCACGAGCAGAATGCCGTGGCGGGAACCGCCAATCGCACCCTGGCGCGCCTGGCGCGCCGGGTTTTGACCGGTTTTCCGGGCGCGCTGCCGCGCGGCGAAATGGTGGGCAACCCCGTGCGCCGCGAGGTGTGCGCGCTGCCCGCGCCCGAACAGCGTTACGCCGGCCGCTCCGGCGCCCTGAATGTACTCGTCGTGGGCGGCAGCCTGGGCGCGCAGGCCCTGAATACCGTCGTGCCTCAGGCGCTGGCGCTGCTGCCGGAAAACGCCCGCCCGCGCGTCACGCACCAGGCCGGGGAACAGCATATCGATGCCCTGCGCGCCGGCTACGCGGCCGCCGGAGTGCGCGCGGATTGCCGGGCCTTCATCGACGACATGGCTGGCGCGCTGGCGGCGGCCGACGTGGTTATCTGCCGCGCTGGCGCGATGACGGTCGCGGAAATCGCCGCGGCGGGCGTGGCGGCGCTGTTCGTGCCTTTCCCGCATGCCATCGACGATCACCAGACCGCGAACGCGCGGTACCTGAGCGAGGCCGGCGCCGCCTGGCTGCGCCAGCAAACCGAATTGAAACCGCAATGGCTGGCGGACTGGTTGACGCAGCGCAGCCGCGACGAGCTCCAGGCCGTCGCCGCCCGCGCGCGCACCCGCGCCATGCCGGATGCGGCCCGCCACATCGCCGATGCCTGCGAAGCCGTCGCAGTCCGTCGTGTGGGCGGCGAAATGAAGCAAGCATCATGA
- the murD gene encoding UDP-N-acetylmuramoyl-L-alanine--D-glutamate ligase translates to MSATESSVSDTPRVLILGLGETGIAAARWCARSGARLRIADTREAPGGLAQLRAVFDGMPAQEQPDYRLGCDSFDAALLDGVSQVVISPGLAPGQPPAQALLAEAEKQGVEVVGEIELFARALAMLAESRDYRPRLVAVTGTNGKTTVTALTRSMIEASGMTVRAAGNIGPAALTALMDALDNNALPQAWVLELSSFQLHATHSLTADAAVVLNVTQDHLDWHGDMQAYAQAKGRLLTMARIAVVNRDDPFTVGMVESLDHQRVRSFGRDQPVLVGDLGLEQGPGVAWLTACEASDFDIPMATPARRKKDAPPPPRPAGRVSRLMPVDALHIRGIHNATNTLAALALGRALEIGWGPMLRAAREYAGEPNRVEFVRRIADVDFINDSKGTNVGATVAALEGLGQPVVLIAGGLGKGQDFSPLVAPVARHARALVLIGQDGPEIGKALATAGVACVQASDMRDAVRQAMTLAKPGDAVLLSPACASMDMFRNYVHRGQVFAQEAQDLALDRGEVA, encoded by the coding sequence CTTGGCGCAGTTGCGCGCCGTGTTCGACGGGATGCCCGCGCAGGAACAGCCGGACTATCGGCTGGGCTGCGACAGCTTCGACGCGGCGCTGCTGGACGGTGTTTCGCAGGTCGTTATCAGCCCGGGCCTGGCGCCGGGCCAGCCGCCCGCGCAAGCCTTGCTGGCCGAGGCTGAAAAGCAGGGCGTGGAGGTTGTCGGCGAAATCGAGCTGTTCGCCCGCGCGCTGGCCATGCTGGCGGAAAGCCGCGACTACCGGCCCCGCCTTGTCGCCGTGACCGGAACCAACGGCAAGACGACGGTGACGGCGTTGACCCGCAGCATGATCGAAGCCTCCGGCATGACCGTGCGCGCGGCGGGCAACATAGGCCCGGCCGCGCTGACCGCCTTGATGGACGCGCTGGACAACAATGCGCTGCCGCAAGCCTGGGTGCTGGAGCTGTCCAGCTTTCAATTGCATGCGACACACAGTCTGACGGCCGACGCGGCCGTCGTATTGAATGTCACGCAGGATCACCTGGACTGGCATGGCGATATGCAGGCTTATGCGCAGGCCAAGGGACGCCTGTTGACGATGGCGCGTATCGCCGTGGTCAATCGCGACGACCCGTTCACGGTCGGCATGGTGGAGTCCCTGGATCACCAGCGTGTGCGCAGCTTCGGTCGCGACCAGCCGGTGCTGGTCGGCGACCTGGGGTTGGAGCAGGGCCCGGGCGTGGCCTGGCTGACCGCCTGCGAAGCCAGCGATTTCGATATCCCCATGGCTACGCCGGCGCGGCGCAAGAAAGATGCTCCGCCGCCTCCGCGGCCGGCCGGCCGCGTGTCCCGACTGATGCCCGTGGACGCGCTTCACATCCGAGGGATACACAACGCGACCAACACGCTCGCGGCCCTGGCCCTGGGCCGTGCGCTGGAGATCGGCTGGGGCCCCATGCTGCGCGCGGCGCGGGAATATGCCGGGGAACCTAACCGCGTGGAGTTCGTTCGCCGTATCGCCGATGTCGATTTCATCAACGACAGCAAAGGTACCAATGTCGGAGCGACGGTTGCCGCGCTGGAAGGGCTGGGACAGCCCGTGGTCCTGATCGCTGGCGGCCTGGGCAAGGGACAGGATTTTTCGCCTTTGGTGGCCCCCGTTGCGCGGCATGCGCGCGCGCTGGTCCTGATCGGCCAGGACGGCCCGGAGATCGGCAAGGCATTGGCGACGGCCGGTGTCGCCTGCGTGCAGGCGTCCGACATGCGCGACGCCGTGCGCCAGGCCATGACGCTGGCAAAGCCCGGCGATGCCGTCCTGCTGTCGCCGGCGTGCGCCAGCATGGACATGTTCCGCAACTATGTGCATCGCGGCCAGGTTTTCGCGCAGGAAGCGCAGGACCTCGCCCTGGATCGGGGGGAAGTGGCATGA
- the ftsW gene encoding putative lipid II flippase FtsW: MSLFADLTGSVNAVRPGRTRMRSFDMPLVIAAGTLLSLGLLMVYSASIALADGPRYAAYGQYYFVLRHAAFVTVGLVAAACAITVPIRVWQRLAVPVFVLALFLLVIVLVPGIGREVNGSHRWIPLGPINFQPSELMKVAALLYAADYTVRKQEHMQNFARGFLPMAFALGGVGMFLLLEPDLGAFMVIVAIAIGILFLGGINGKYFSSLLGVLLGTFLLLIWASPWRRARLFAYLDPWNQDNAYGSAYQLSHSLIALGRGEWFGVGLGASIEKLHYLPEAHTDFLMAVVGEELGFAGVMLVISLFAIIVLRGFEIGRQAIAMERTFAGMLAQGVAIWFGVQAFINMGVCLGLLPTKGLTLPLMSYGGSGVVMNLVALAMLIRVDLENRTMMRGGRV; this comes from the coding sequence ATGAGCCTGTTCGCCGACCTGACGGGTAGCGTCAATGCCGTGCGTCCCGGCCGCACGCGCATGCGTAGTTTCGACATGCCCCTGGTGATCGCCGCCGGCACCCTGTTGTCGCTGGGCCTGCTGATGGTGTATTCGGCATCCATCGCGCTGGCCGACGGGCCGCGCTACGCCGCCTACGGGCAATACTATTTCGTCTTGAGGCACGCGGCGTTCGTCACGGTGGGCCTGGTGGCGGCGGCATGCGCCATCACCGTGCCGATCCGCGTCTGGCAGCGGCTGGCCGTGCCCGTGTTCGTGCTCGCGCTGTTCCTGCTGGTCATCGTCCTGGTGCCCGGTATCGGCCGGGAGGTCAACGGATCGCACCGCTGGATCCCGCTGGGCCCGATCAACTTCCAGCCTTCCGAACTGATGAAGGTCGCCGCGCTGCTGTATGCGGCGGACTATACGGTGCGCAAGCAGGAACACATGCAGAACTTCGCGCGCGGCTTCCTGCCCATGGCTTTCGCGCTGGGCGGCGTCGGCATGTTCCTGTTGCTGGAGCCCGACCTCGGCGCCTTCATGGTGATCGTGGCGATCGCCATCGGCATCCTTTTCCTGGGCGGCATCAACGGCAAGTACTTCAGCAGCCTGCTGGGCGTACTGCTGGGGACTTTCCTGCTGCTGATCTGGGCATCGCCGTGGCGGCGTGCCCGGCTGTTCGCTTATCTGGATCCCTGGAACCAGGACAACGCCTACGGCAGCGCCTACCAACTGTCGCATTCCCTGATCGCGCTGGGCCGGGGGGAATGGTTTGGCGTCGGCCTGGGGGCCAGCATCGAAAAGCTGCATTACCTGCCGGAAGCACACACCGACTTCCTGATGGCGGTGGTCGGCGAGGAGCTCGGTTTCGCCGGCGTGATGCTGGTGATTTCGCTGTTCGCCATCATCGTGCTGCGCGGCTTCGAGATCGGCCGCCAGGCCATCGCCATGGAGCGCACGTTCGCCGGCATGCTGGCGCAGGGCGTGGCGATCTGGTTCGGTGTCCAGGCTTTCATCAATATGGGCGTATGCCTGGGCCTGCTGCCGACCAAGGGCCTGACCCTGCCGCTGATGAGCTACGGCGGTTCGGGCGTCGTCATGAATCTGGTCGCCCTGGCCATGCTGATACGCGTCGATCTCGAAAACCGGACGATGATGCGCGGGGGGCGGGTATGA
- the murC gene encoding UDP-N-acetylmuramate--L-alanine ligase yields the protein MKHRIQHIHFVGIGGSGMSGIAEVLLNLGYRVSGSDLHDSAVTRRLSGLGMSIVVGHTAANIAGADAIVTSTAVAGDNPEVIAARAARIPVVPRAIMLAELMRLKRGIAIAGTHGKTTTTSLVASVLAAGGLDPTFVIGGRLNSAGANARLGQGEYIVVEADESDASFLNLLPVMAIVTNIDADHMDTYGHDVARLKSAFIEFTQKLPFYGSAVLCSDDANVREIMPFVSRPVTTYGLNGDAQVAGRNVRAEGTRMCFDVVRRDRDIELPPLSVCLNLPGLHNVRNALAAIAVASELGVPDEAICNALESFHGVNRRFTHIGDFAVPAQHGGGRFTVIDDYGHHPVEMAATLAAARGAWPDRRIVLAFQPHRYTRTRDCFEDFVRVLGTADAVLLTEVYAAGEAPLVAADGRALARALRVAGKIEPVFVEDVAELPQAALDFVRNGDVVIVMGAGSISKVPAQIGEIAGGEAPSAQARGARPGATAAQRPEGGPSASFVDHESHGDRRVVQ from the coding sequence ATGAAACATCGCATCCAACATATCCATTTCGTCGGGATCGGCGGATCCGGGATGAGCGGCATCGCCGAGGTGCTGCTGAACCTGGGCTATCGCGTCAGCGGCTCCGACCTGCACGATTCCGCGGTCACCCGGCGACTGTCCGGCCTGGGCATGTCCATCGTCGTCGGCCATACGGCCGCGAATATCGCCGGCGCCGACGCGATCGTGACGTCGACCGCGGTGGCGGGGGACAATCCCGAAGTCATCGCCGCGCGCGCCGCCCGCATACCCGTCGTGCCGCGCGCCATCATGCTGGCCGAGCTCATGCGCTTGAAGCGCGGCATCGCGATCGCCGGCACACACGGAAAGACCACCACCACCAGCCTGGTGGCCAGCGTCCTGGCGGCTGGCGGGCTCGATCCCACTTTCGTGATCGGCGGCCGGCTGAATTCGGCCGGCGCGAACGCGCGGCTGGGCCAGGGCGAGTACATCGTGGTCGAGGCCGACGAATCCGACGCTTCGTTCCTGAACCTGCTGCCGGTCATGGCCATCGTGACCAATATCGACGCCGACCATATGGATACCTATGGCCATGACGTCGCCCGGCTCAAGAGCGCTTTCATCGAGTTCACGCAAAAGTTGCCTTTCTACGGCAGCGCGGTGCTGTGCAGCGACGATGCCAATGTGCGCGAGATCATGCCTTTCGTCTCGCGTCCCGTGACGACGTACGGACTGAACGGCGATGCCCAGGTGGCGGGCCGCAATGTGCGCGCCGAGGGCACGCGCATGTGCTTCGATGTGGTGCGGCGCGACCGCGATATCGAGTTGCCGCCGTTATCCGTGTGCCTGAACCTGCCGGGTTTGCACAACGTGCGCAACGCCCTGGCTGCCATTGCCGTGGCTTCCGAGCTGGGCGTGCCCGACGAGGCCATCTGCAATGCGCTGGAATCGTTCCATGGCGTGAACCGGCGCTTTACGCATATCGGCGATTTCGCCGTGCCGGCGCAACACGGCGGCGGCCGGTTCACCGTCATCGACGATTATGGCCACCACCCCGTCGAAATGGCGGCGACGCTGGCCGCGGCCCGTGGCGCGTGGCCCGATCGCCGTATCGTCCTGGCATTCCAGCCGCACCGCTATACGCGTACGCGCGACTGTTTCGAAGACTTCGTGCGCGTGCTGGGCACGGCCGACGCCGTGCTGCTGACCGAAGTCTATGCGGCCGGCGAGGCCCCGCTGGTGGCTGCCGACGGCCGTGCCTTGGCCCGGGCGCTGCGCGTGGCCGGCAAGATCGAACCGGTCTTCGTCGAAGATGTCGCGGAGCTTCCCCAGGCGGCGCTGGACTTCGTGCGCAACGGCGATGTGGTGATCGTCATGGGTGCCGGCTCCATCAGCAAAGTACCCGCGCAGATCGGCGAAATCGCCGGCGGGGAGGCGCCCTCGGCCCAGGCCCGCGGCGCCCGCCCCGGCGCGACGGCCGCGCAGCGGCCCGAAGGCGGGCCGTCCGCCTCTTTCGTGGACCACGAGTCGCACGGCGACCGGAGGGTAGTGCAATGA